A region of the Candidatus Methanoperedens sp. genome:
TATATTGATTGCAGCGTTATGATCCCGATCCAGAATAAGACCACAAAAAGGACATGAGTGTATCCGAACTTTCAGGTCTTTGGGAACTGGACTATGGCATCCGCTGCAATTCTGAGAAGTATTTCTGGGATTGACCAGTTCAACAACATTACCAGCGTATGCTGCTTTGTAATTTGTGAACTGGATCAACTGATACCAGCCAGCATCGGATATAGACTTGGCAAGATGATGATTCTGCGTCATGTTTTTAATCTGCAAGCCCTCAAATACGATGTGATTGTAGGTATCTGCAAGCATTCTTGATATTTTATGAGCGAAATCTTTTCTCTGGTTTCTTATCGTCCTGTGTGTTCTGGCTACAATGGTTTTCTGTCTTATCCTGTTATTGCTCAGTTTCTTTTTTCTTGAAAGCCTTATCTGTTCCCTTGTTAATTTCTTTTCCGATGCTCTCAGGAATTCAGGCGGTTTAATCTGTTCTCCGTTGCTCATTGTTATCAAAGACGATAGACCAACATCTATTCCTGTTTTGGTTTTGATTTCAACAGGTACAGGATCATCCATTTCTATGGAAAAAGTGACATACCACTGATCAACGTCTTTTTTGATCGTACAGGTTTTTATCTTGCCCTCTATTTCCCGATGCTGGATTATTCTGATAGAACCGATTTTTGAAAGAATGAGTTTTCCGTCTTTAATTCCAAAACCGGACTGTGGATATGTGAAAGAATTGTACCTGTCCCTTCCTTGAAATCTCGGATAACCAAAGCCATTAAAGAAATTCTTGAAACTTCTATCTACTCTTTTGAGAACATTTTGTAGTACCTGAGAAAATACTTCTTTTTGATGTGATTTTTTATTGGCTGCCGTTGCTTTTTGTTGTTCATAACAGCTTATCCATTCCGGTTTTCCCCAAGAGCAAACATCAAATTCTTTTCTTAATCTGTTAAGTTCTGCTTGTCGTTTACGTTCTGCAAGAGCATCATTATTGAAACGCTTTTCTCATGCTTTTTGCCGGTTTCAATTCAGATACATATATTATTTATGTGAGTAATGTGAAAGTATTTCAAGGGTACGATTCACCCAGCCCTTCAAAAGGGCTGGCGTTCTCTACCCTTGACCTACGATGTAAAGTTTTCAATGCTCATTTATAGGTAGAAATGTATTTATTGTATGATAATCATGATTATTATATACAGGCATTTTTGCCATTTCCATAAACACATCTCTCTGATGCCTGCCAATCATTAAATCCTCTGGAATTAATAATAACCAAACATCAGTCCGTAATAAAAGAAGAAGATAATTATGACCCAAACAAAGAAAAGCATGATACGAGGGAAACCTGAGCGGACGACTAATGAACCGGAACACAAAGAGAATTTATCGAATATTGGGACAACAATAATAAAAGAACCGGTAATAGGTTTCGTCGTCTCGGCAGCTGAAAGAGACGATGGCTCTAAATTTCTGTGGGTTACCCCGATATCATTGAACTGGGAAGGTTTGCTCAATGATGAAGACCTGGATGCTCTTGTATCTAAGGCATCGGTGCTTGGTGTTTTACCTGCACCAGCCGAATCATATAAAGTATTTGGGTCAGATGCCCGGGATAATGAACTAAAAGCGCTTGGATTTGAATTCAAAGGATGTTATCATCCTGAATGGATAAAGGAATTCAAAGATAAGTTAAATCTGGATTAATAAATGATTGATCAAATTAATTTAATTCAGCGCTTCCTATTGAATAGCCCCAAGCGCCTGTTCCAGATCATGGATAATATCACTTACATCTTCAAGGCCAACTGAAAGACGAATAAGTTCATC
Encoded here:
- a CDS encoding IS200/IS605 family element transposase accessory protein TnpB, with the protein product MDDPVPVEIKTKTGIDVGLSSLITMSNGEQIKPPEFLRASEKKLTREQIRLSRKKKLSNNRIRQKTIVARTHRTIRNQRKDFAHKISRMLADTYNHIVFEGLQIKNMTQNHHLAKSISDAGWYQLIQFTNYKAAYAGNVVELVNPRNTSQNCSGCHSPVPKDLKVRIHSCPFCGLILDRDHNAAINILKRSSTAGTAGINACLSGLNRAMMTQDAPCL